A section of the Petrimonas sulfuriphila genome encodes:
- a CDS encoding LLM class flavin-dependent oxidoreductase, which yields MSKLKLSILDLAKFTEETKTASEVLNQSTEIAKLADKLGYTRYWFAEHHNTSMIMSMFPEIMVAHVATQTQRIRVGTGGVMLPNHSAFSVAERFAMLEALYPGRIDLGIGRAPGTDGRTALALRRSWEAIKQDTFPEQLTELLGFLGHNLPDKHPFAHINASPDPFLIPEIYMLGSSTGGVEFALTKGLPFVFAAQINADLAVPVLTMYRRQFKPSEYLQEPKSILSIMVFTAETDEEAYYQAAPAILHWTMLTVGKRIVNPTFEEALSYRYSLQEEAVKQSIMRKFVIGSPGKVSEMLWQWAKETLVDEIIIFDLYSQMKGRRQGYELLAKELGLS from the coding sequence ATGAGCAAATTGAAACTATCCATACTTGATTTAGCTAAATTTACTGAAGAAACCAAAACTGCTTCAGAAGTACTGAATCAATCCACAGAAATAGCCAAACTTGCCGATAAACTGGGGTACACCCGTTACTGGTTCGCAGAGCATCATAATACCTCTATGATCATGAGCATGTTTCCCGAAATTATGGTGGCACATGTTGCGACGCAGACTCAACGGATTCGTGTAGGAACGGGAGGAGTGATGTTGCCCAATCACAGTGCTTTCAGTGTTGCCGAACGGTTTGCTATGCTTGAGGCATTGTATCCCGGCAGAATAGATCTGGGTATAGGACGTGCACCAGGAACCGACGGACGGACAGCGCTGGCTCTTCGAAGGTCGTGGGAGGCCATTAAGCAGGATACGTTTCCCGAACAATTAACGGAGCTTCTGGGATTCTTGGGCCACAACCTGCCCGACAAACATCCTTTTGCCCACATCAACGCATCGCCAGACCCATTTCTCATCCCCGAAATCTATATGCTTGGTTCCAGTACCGGTGGTGTTGAGTTTGCCTTGACAAAAGGATTGCCTTTTGTATTTGCGGCACAGATAAACGCAGATTTGGCGGTCCCTGTGCTTACCATGTATCGCCGGCAGTTTAAGCCTTCGGAATATCTTCAGGAACCTAAAAGTATTCTTTCGATTATGGTTTTTACAGCAGAAACCGATGAAGAAGCTTATTATCAGGCAGCGCCCGCTATTCTACACTGGACGATGTTGACTGTTGGTAAGAGGATTGTTAATCCTACTTTTGAAGAAGCGCTTTCATATAGGTATTCACTTCAGGAAGAGGCGGTGAAGCAAAGCATTATGCGGAAGTTCGTTATCGGCTCACCCGGTAAAGTTTCCGAAATGCTTTGGCAATGGGCCAAAGAAACCCTGGTGGACGAGATCATTATTTTCGATTTGTATTCGCAGATGAAAGGACGCCGACAGGGTTACGAATTGCTGGCAAAAGAATTGGGATTAAGTTAA
- a CDS encoding ketoacyl-ACP synthase III, which translates to MKKIYSLITGTGSYVPSKVVKNDDFLNYDFLESTGEKIDKENREIVDKFEEITTISERRYAEDHQLTSDLALIAAEQAIESAGIDREELDYVILAHNFGETQPNDTRIDILPTLASRVKAKLGIRSPQAIAYDILYGCPGWVQALIQADYYIRSGDAKKILVIGADVLSRISDPHDRDSMIYADGAGAAIVEAVESETPVGIIGHNSRSDSMDYVNLLHMGYSYDRELAGKKDLYLKMNGRRLYQYALENVPKAIKSGLDKLKLHVNDVKKVLIHQANGKMDDAILKRLFKLYNINDIPESVMPMTISWLGNSSVATVPTLLDMVMRGAMNGHSISSGDNLVLTSVGAGMNINSVIYRMP; encoded by the coding sequence ATGAAAAAAATATACAGCCTGATTACCGGAACCGGAAGTTATGTTCCTTCCAAAGTTGTTAAGAATGATGACTTTTTGAATTATGACTTCCTGGAGTCGACGGGTGAAAAAATCGACAAAGAAAATCGCGAAATAGTGGATAAATTTGAAGAAATAACAACTATTTCCGAACGAAGGTATGCCGAAGATCATCAACTAACCTCTGATCTGGCTCTCATTGCAGCAGAACAAGCCATCGAATCTGCAGGGATTGACAGGGAAGAGCTTGATTATGTGATTCTGGCACATAATTTTGGAGAAACCCAACCGAATGATACCCGTATTGATATATTGCCTACGCTTGCTTCGCGCGTAAAGGCTAAACTTGGTATCCGGAGTCCACAGGCTATTGCATACGATATTTTGTATGGATGTCCGGGCTGGGTTCAAGCCCTTATTCAGGCAGATTATTATATTCGTTCGGGTGACGCAAAAAAGATACTGGTCATCGGTGCCGATGTACTATCGAGGATTTCAGATCCGCATGACCGCGATAGTATGATTTATGCTGATGGAGCTGGTGCTGCCATTGTAGAAGCAGTGGAAAGCGAAACGCCGGTGGGTATTATCGGGCATAATTCGCGAAGCGATTCCATGGATTATGTAAACTTGCTTCACATGGGATATTCGTACGACAGAGAGTTGGCCGGTAAAAAGGATTTATACCTGAAAATGAACGGCCGTCGTTTATATCAGTATGCATTGGAAAATGTTCCCAAAGCTATAAAATCAGGTCTGGACAAGCTTAAATTGCATGTAAACGATGTGAAAAAAGTACTGATCCATCAGGCAAACGGAAAAATGGATGATGCCATTCTCAAAAGACTGTTTAAGTTGTATAACATCAACGATATTCCAGAATCGGTAATGCCTATGACGATTTCGTGGTTGGGAAACTCATCTGTTGCTACAGTTCCCACTTTATTGGATATGGTGATGAGAGGAGCCATGAATGGACACTCCATCTCGTCCGGAGATAATCTGGTGCTCACATCGGTAGGTGCAGGAATGAATATTAACAGCGTCATATACAGG